A window of the Bacteriovorax sp. PP10 genome harbors these coding sequences:
- a CDS encoding sensor histidine kinase — translation MNNLSTKTEAEVSSFINLMPSAILWIDQNQKIKNANDIFLSIINKSKEEVVGTDLTQYPLQNLKQYFSHIDLLRNRDIKIVDHFEIDNEKKTVRFYIKEIEEENSYLIMGIDISNEIYRSEAHEEIRRQQEENARFMMIGQIATGVAHEINNPLAIISGFLFNMKRTLEKEGANLNTEYFLDKISKSAINIDRIAMIVRGLKFLSRNDLTSPFEDVHIQEIIGHALDICSEKFKATGVTLVIGDSTPEMIVNCRPVQLTQVLINLLTNAHDAVLESEKKLVRISFKKDDRNFTVSVTDSGPGVPLEIRDQIMKPFFTTKFANKGVGLGLSTSRIIVQDHKGELLLDQTNPETTFNIILKNKL, via the coding sequence ATGAATAATCTTTCAACTAAAACTGAAGCTGAAGTGAGCTCTTTTATCAATCTTATGCCTTCAGCAATTCTGTGGATTGACCAGAATCAGAAAATCAAAAACGCCAATGATATCTTTTTATCTATAATCAATAAATCAAAAGAAGAAGTTGTCGGAACTGACCTTACCCAATACCCTCTGCAAAATTTAAAGCAGTACTTCTCTCACATTGATCTTTTAAGAAACCGCGATATAAAAATCGTCGATCACTTCGAAATCGACAATGAGAAAAAGACTGTGCGCTTTTACATTAAAGAGATTGAAGAAGAAAACTCTTATCTCATCATGGGGATTGATATCTCTAATGAAATTTATCGTTCAGAAGCTCACGAAGAAATCAGAAGGCAACAGGAAGAAAACGCTCGTTTTATGATGATCGGTCAGATCGCAACCGGTGTGGCCCATGAGATTAATAACCCTTTGGCCATCATTTCCGGCTTTCTATTCAACATGAAAAGAACTTTGGAAAAAGAAGGTGCTAATTTAAATACTGAGTACTTTTTGGATAAAATTTCAAAGTCGGCCATCAACATTGATCGCATCGCCATGATTGTCAGAGGTCTGAAATTCCTTTCAAGAAATGACCTGACCTCTCCATTTGAAGATGTTCATATCCAGGAAATTATCGGTCACGCTTTGGATATTTGTTCTGAAAAGTTTAAAGCAACTGGAGTGACTCTCGTCATTGGTGATTCAACGCCTGAAATGATTGTCAACTGCAGGCCAGTTCAACTCACTCAAGTTCTCATCAACCTTTTAACAAATGCTCATGATGCTGTCTTGGAAAGTGAAAAGAAGTTAGTTCGCATCAGTTTCAAAAAAGACGATCGCAACTTTACGGTCTCTGTAACTGATAGCGGCCCAGGTGTTCCCCTAGAAATAAGAGACCAAATCATGAAGCCTTTTTTTACCACAAAATTTGCCAACAAAGGTGTAGGTCTGGGGCTCAGTACTTCACGAATCATTGTTCAGGATCACAAAGGTGAATTGTTACTCGACCAAACTAATCCTGAAACAACTTTTAATATCATTCTCAAAAATAAACTTTAA
- a CDS encoding S1 family peptidase: MRHLLVILTLTALASCAPKSSSDSVRVIDTSIMNGSVVKEGDVLGSSIVGIFNSKFNAVCTGSLIAPNVVLTAAHCAPDKASDIKIVFSNDLDYVLNSREPDIQAEFVLQATDFKVSKSWDPNNETIEIDTGDIALIKFRGTIPAGYKPATILADDSKLKRGDMITVAGFGVDTVTTTPIDPKSVKDIDEAIAYGEITCDENQQGKKFNCLKIESSGDGILRVTEAPIASIQETEFRLNEKKAGTCNGDSGGPAYLKVNGQLFLLGVTSRGSELCNDTGVYTNAVYYKTWINDTMKILK, encoded by the coding sequence ATGCGTCATTTATTAGTTATTCTAACTCTAACAGCACTAGCTTCGTGCGCACCTAAATCTTCGAGCGACTCTGTTCGTGTCATTGATACATCAATTATGAACGGATCAGTTGTTAAGGAAGGCGATGTTCTTGGTTCAAGCATCGTAGGAATTTTCAATTCAAAATTTAATGCTGTTTGTACAGGTTCACTTATTGCTCCAAACGTTGTTTTAACAGCAGCACACTGTGCTCCTGATAAAGCGTCAGATATTAAAATCGTTTTCTCAAATGATCTTGATTATGTATTAAACTCTCGTGAACCAGATATTCAGGCAGAATTTGTTCTTCAAGCAACAGATTTCAAAGTAAGCAAGTCTTGGGATCCAAATAACGAAACAATTGAAATTGATACTGGTGATATCGCTCTTATTAAATTCAGAGGGACAATCCCAGCTGGATACAAACCTGCAACGATCCTAGCTGACGACAGCAAACTTAAAAGAGGCGACATGATTACTGTTGCTGGTTTTGGTGTTGATACAGTAACGACAACTCCAATTGATCCAAAGAGTGTTAAAGATATCGACGAAGCTATTGCTTACGGAGAAATTACTTGTGATGAAAATCAACAAGGTAAAAAGTTTAACTGTTTAAAGATTGAATCATCAGGTGACGGAATCCTTCGTGTAACTGAAGCTCCAATCGCTTCAATCCAGGAAACTGAATTCCGCCTTAACGAGAAAAAAGCTGGGACATGTAACGGTGACTCTGGTGGACCTGCTTACCTTAAAGTAAACGGTCAACTCTTCCTTCTTGGTGTAACAAGCAGAGGAAGTGAGCTTTGTAATGATACTGGTGTTTATACGAACGCTGTTTATTACAAAACTTGGATCAACGACACGATGAAGATTCTAAAGTAA
- a CDS encoding sensor histidine kinase: MELLNLAAVALFNALDKHNIDRNLLIEGTGLKMEYMDDHQKRHSWDQFVKMYANCAVHIGAEETAKEIGYLGIYNENIALIRKVGTGLLDVKTIYWYTATFVAKHLFKESVTFKYKKNNSKQVTMEINIHPELVDCPLLLQTYTHLFETLPTVLGLPKAKVAARITERRGEYTVYLKHTSYFKLVWKRFLSIFTGDASTIELITDLENQSIELSKIIDEKSQLLRIVSHDVANQISIIDYYLKKTMRNEELSEEDQKYLSIAKNSSNKLYNILKNVQNMEVTSLRGIDIVPVDIEKIFMSVQYDFQTQLDHKKLTLKCKNEVHPSISVLAEASSLETNVLGNLMANAIKFSPEGETIELRARLVGERVIITVSDQGMGIPFEERHSLFTKKLRNSSIGTMGETGTGFGLGIVLNYVKLFNGRISVELNVPHGSVFVVELDAFVPQIVTNQGPFKNILPGSSLRN; the protein is encoded by the coding sequence ATGGAATTACTCAATTTAGCTGCCGTTGCTCTGTTCAACGCATTAGATAAGCATAACATCGATAGAAATCTATTGATCGAAGGCACTGGTCTAAAAATGGAGTATATGGATGATCATCAGAAGAGACATTCGTGGGATCAGTTCGTAAAAATGTACGCTAACTGTGCAGTTCATATTGGTGCAGAGGAAACTGCAAAAGAAATTGGATACCTTGGTATCTATAATGAGAACATTGCTCTGATTAGAAAAGTTGGTACTGGTTTATTAGATGTTAAAACTATCTATTGGTATACCGCGACTTTTGTAGCGAAGCACTTATTTAAAGAAAGTGTGACTTTCAAATACAAAAAAAATAACAGCAAACAAGTTACAATGGAAATTAATATCCATCCTGAGCTTGTTGATTGTCCGTTACTACTTCAAACATACACTCACTTGTTCGAAACTCTTCCAACTGTACTTGGTTTACCAAAAGCAAAAGTTGCGGCGAGAATTACTGAAAGAAGAGGCGAGTATACAGTTTATTTAAAGCACACTTCTTATTTCAAACTTGTCTGGAAAAGATTTTTAAGCATCTTCACTGGAGACGCAAGTACTATTGAGTTGATTACAGATTTAGAAAATCAATCAATCGAGCTTTCAAAGATTATTGATGAGAAGTCTCAGCTGTTAAGAATTGTGTCTCACGATGTCGCTAATCAGATCAGTATCATTGATTACTACCTTAAAAAGACTATGAGAAATGAAGAACTAAGCGAGGAAGATCAAAAATATCTTAGCATCGCTAAAAACAGTTCTAATAAACTATATAATATTTTAAAGAATGTTCAGAACATGGAAGTTACTTCACTTCGCGGAATTGATATTGTTCCAGTTGATATTGAAAAAATCTTTATGTCTGTGCAATACGATTTTCAGACTCAGCTTGATCATAAAAAGTTAACTCTTAAATGTAAAAATGAAGTGCATCCAAGTATATCTGTTTTAGCAGAAGCTTCATCTCTTGAGACAAACGTTTTAGGAAACTTAATGGCCAATGCAATTAAGTTTTCACCTGAAGGCGAGACGATTGAGCTCCGAGCAAGACTTGTTGGTGAGAGAGTCATTATTACTGTAAGCGATCAGGGGATGGGAATTCCTTTTGAAGAGAGACATTCATTGTTTACAAAGAAGCTGAGAAACAGCTCTATTGGAACAATGGGAGAAACGGGAACGGGTTTTGGCCTTGGGATCGTTTTAAATTATGTGAAGCTCTTTAATGGCCGAATTTCAGTAGAATTAAACGTTCCTCACGGATCAGTATTCGTAGTGGAACTTGATGCCTTCGTGCCACAAATAGTTACCAATCAGGGTCCGTTCAAGAATATTTTGCCAGGCTCAAGCCTTCGTAATTAG
- a CDS encoding class I SAM-dependent methyltransferase codes for MNKDLSQAEINDVTDTALWVAAYRAEESLRKDALFHDTFASLLVGEQGELIATRTQGSRYTAWSVVIRTHIIDHFIMNLIPTGIDTVLNLGAGLDTRPYRLNLPADLRWIEVDFPKIIDHKNAKLKDQTPHCKLERVQMDLSQVEIRDEFLSQISRESKNVLVITEGVIPYLSNDDARSLADALKKYHNFGHWITEYYSPEILKFLRTPKRLTQMRNAPFLFYPENWFEFFKQSGWNEQETKYFGVESEKLGRTPPTPGWLKSLDASDESAKKLIKYYLGYSIYKNVN; via the coding sequence ATGAATAAGGATTTATCCCAGGCAGAAATTAATGACGTAACCGACACCGCTTTGTGGGTTGCTGCTTATCGCGCAGAAGAGTCTTTGAGAAAAGATGCTCTCTTCCACGATACATTTGCTTCTTTACTGGTTGGTGAGCAAGGCGAGTTAATCGCTACCAGGACTCAAGGTTCACGTTATACGGCCTGGTCGGTTGTTATCCGTACACATATCATCGATCATTTTATAATGAACCTCATCCCCACTGGGATCGACACTGTTTTAAATCTCGGTGCTGGCCTTGATACAAGACCCTACCGCTTAAATCTTCCCGCCGATCTTCGCTGGATTGAAGTAGATTTTCCAAAAATCATTGACCACAAAAATGCAAAATTAAAAGATCAAACTCCTCACTGCAAACTAGAGCGAGTGCAGATGGATTTATCACAGGTAGAAATCCGCGATGAATTTCTCTCTCAAATTTCCCGTGAATCTAAAAATGTCTTAGTGATCACTGAAGGTGTGATTCCCTATTTATCCAATGACGACGCCAGGTCTCTGGCCGATGCTTTAAAAAAATATCACAACTTCGGCCATTGGATCACTGAATACTACTCTCCTGAAATCTTAAAATTTTTAAGAACTCCCAAGAGATTAACTCAAATGAGAAATGCTCCATTTCTTTTCTATCCTGAAAATTGGTTTGAATTTTTTAAGCAGTCTGGATGGAATGAACAAGAAACAAAATACTTTGGAGTTGAATCAGAAAAGCTTGGAAGAACTCCTCCGACACCTGGTTGGTTAAAAAGTTTGGATGCCTCAGATGAATCAGCAAAAAAATTAATTAAGTATTATCTTGGTTACAGCATTTACAAAAATGTTAATTAG
- a CDS encoding endo alpha-1,4 polygalactosaminidase: MLKSACLPLSLALLSTMTFISMTPSEAATTAPTTMSVSAGDLDGVVKSLAKANDNANVMLYSSTSAKLTSLFKFSTKGMGSTLTLEASLTQTTAKNIFTFLVLNSAGTYVSVASTSGTSKAKTIKVKLPAGSVVNNTVQIRLTSASADDLKLDYLVLNDQGSVVTPPVVTPPVTPPVTPPVTPPTPTISAVPAGTSFHLQLQGQVNLDTPAKLYDIDLYDTTEATIATLKDQGKIVICYFSAGSYEDWRIDAALFPKVALGNNLDGWPGEKWLDVRNEGVRKIMADRMSLAKKKGCDGVDPDNVDGYTNKPGFPLTMAHQIDYNKFLATTAHSKGLLIGLKNATDQVTALVDYYDFSIVESCNVYNECARYSPFVAQNKAVLLAEYTKFSAAICASTRSLNFTTVFFNQALDGKLMTPCP; encoded by the coding sequence ATGCTAAAAAGTGCATGCCTGCCTTTGTCTTTAGCCTTACTTTCGACCATGACTTTTATCTCAATGACCCCCTCTGAAGCGGCCACAACAGCTCCCACAACAATGTCAGTAAGTGCTGGCGATCTTGATGGTGTCGTTAAAAGTTTGGCCAAGGCAAATGACAACGCCAACGTTATGCTTTATTCAAGCACCAGCGCTAAACTTACTTCTCTTTTTAAATTCTCAACGAAAGGTATGGGAAGCACTCTTACTTTAGAAGCATCACTGACTCAGACAACTGCTAAAAATATTTTTACTTTCCTGGTATTAAACTCTGCCGGTACTTATGTCTCTGTCGCTTCAACAAGTGGAACGAGCAAGGCCAAAACGATTAAAGTTAAATTACCTGCAGGATCAGTTGTTAATAATACAGTTCAGATTCGCTTAACAAGTGCATCTGCTGATGATTTAAAACTCGACTATCTAGTTCTTAACGACCAAGGAAGTGTGGTCACTCCTCCTGTGGTTACGCCTCCGGTAACTCCGCCAGTGACTCCTCCAGTAACACCCCCAACTCCGACAATCTCGGCCGTGCCGGCCGGAACAAGCTTTCACTTACAACTTCAAGGACAAGTGAATCTGGACACTCCAGCGAAGTTATACGACATCGATCTTTACGATACGACAGAAGCAACCATCGCCACTCTGAAAGATCAGGGTAAAATTGTTATCTGCTATTTTTCTGCAGGCTCTTATGAAGACTGGCGTATCGATGCTGCTCTTTTTCCAAAGGTCGCTTTAGGAAATAACCTTGATGGATGGCCTGGGGAAAAATGGCTAGACGTAAGAAACGAAGGCGTTCGTAAAATCATGGCCGACAGAATGTCGCTGGCAAAGAAAAAAGGATGTGACGGTGTAGACCCAGACAACGTTGATGGATACACAAACAAACCGGGCTTCCCGTTAACAATGGCCCACCAAATCGATTATAATAAATTTCTGGCAACGACAGCACACTCTAAGGGTCTCTTGATTGGATTAAAGAATGCAACTGACCAGGTCACTGCTCTAGTGGATTATTATGACTTCTCGATTGTTGAATCATGTAACGTGTATAACGAGTGCGCTCGTTATAGCCCTTTTGTCGCTCAGAATAAAGCAGTCCTGCTTGCTGAGTATACTAAGTTCTCTGCAGCGATTTGTGCATCAACAAGAAGCTTGAATTTTACGACGGTATTTTTTAATCAGGCATTGGATGGCAAGCTGATGACTCCTTGCCCTTAA
- a CDS encoding HesA/MoeB/ThiF family protein, with product MFYSRNLGLVTEEEQRKICNGAVLVAGVGGMGGVAAEVLVRMGVGTIKICDFDIFEETNFNRQLHSNIQTIGRYKVEVLKEELLKINPNLKIESYTQGVTRDNIEELLEGVQIIINGMDKMYASLILERTARQKKLTIVDAWLTPFASVFVMKPESPHWEEFMDLPTLGVSLDDITDELCAKAVAKEIEYTFSHFNPYDIIDRELVHGIAHNKRIRPSLAPVVWLSGVLMANETVKILAGQPHTDHAGIFYNQYDHTIMRGEIKFKNIRKVS from the coding sequence ATGTTCTACTCTCGCAACCTGGGTCTTGTAACTGAAGAAGAGCAACGTAAAATTTGTAATGGAGCTGTATTGGTTGCCGGAGTTGGTGGAATGGGCGGAGTGGCCGCAGAAGTTCTGGTCAGGATGGGTGTAGGGACAATTAAAATTTGCGACTTTGATATTTTTGAAGAGACAAATTTCAACCGTCAGCTGCATTCTAATATTCAAACTATCGGTAGATATAAAGTTGAAGTTTTAAAAGAAGAGCTCCTAAAAATTAATCCCAATTTAAAAATCGAAAGTTACACACAAGGTGTGACCAGAGACAATATTGAAGAGCTGCTTGAAGGAGTTCAGATTATTATTAATGGTATGGATAAGATGTATGCGAGTCTGATTCTAGAGCGAACGGCAAGACAGAAAAAACTTACGATTGTCGATGCGTGGCTTACTCCTTTTGCCAGTGTGTTTGTCATGAAACCTGAGTCTCCTCACTGGGAAGAATTTATGGATCTGCCGACGCTTGGAGTTTCATTAGATGATATTACAGATGAGCTGTGTGCAAAGGCCGTCGCAAAAGAAATTGAGTATACTTTTTCTCATTTCAACCCTTATGACATTATTGACCGTGAACTCGTTCATGGTATCGCACACAATAAAAGAATTCGTCCCAGTTTAGCACCTGTCGTTTGGCTTTCAGGTGTTCTTATGGCCAATGAGACGGTGAAAATTCTGGCCGGTCAGCCTCATACCGATCACGCAGGAATTTTTTATAATCAATACGATCACACAATCATGCGTGGTGAAATTAAATTTAAAAACATTCGTAAAGTTTCTTAA
- a CDS encoding D-glycero-alpha-D-manno-heptose-1,7-bisphosphate 7-phosphatase, with the protein MKKAIFLDRDGVINKLIIREGKAQAPYTLEEFALYPGVEEALKMIKDAGYLAIIVTNQPDVARGWVKKESVEMVNAKIKELLPIDDIKICFHTNADNCVCRKPLPGMLLEAAADWEIDLKESFMVGDRYGDISAGVKAGCRTILIGAGDAQEDHPSPDHKAELLIDAMKFI; encoded by the coding sequence ATGAAAAAGGCCATTTTTCTTGATCGTGATGGAGTGATTAATAAATTAATTATCCGCGAAGGGAAAGCTCAGGCGCCTTATACACTGGAAGAATTTGCACTTTATCCAGGAGTAGAAGAAGCACTAAAAATGATTAAAGATGCTGGTTACCTTGCAATCATCGTCACTAATCAACCAGACGTTGCACGCGGATGGGTTAAAAAAGAAAGTGTTGAAATGGTAAACGCTAAAATAAAAGAGCTTCTGCCAATTGACGATATCAAAATTTGCTTTCATACAAATGCCGACAATTGTGTTTGCCGTAAACCACTGCCTGGAATGCTTTTAGAAGCGGCCGCGGATTGGGAAATTGATTTGAAAGAATCGTTTATGGTTGGGGACCGTTATGGAGATATCTCTGCCGGTGTAAAAGCAGGTTGTCGAACAATTTTAATTGGTGCAGGGGACGCTCAGGAGGATCATCCGAGTCCTGATCACAAAGCTGAATTGCTAATTGATGCTATGAAATTTATCTAA